From the genome of Sphingobacterium kitahiroshimense, one region includes:
- a CDS encoding efflux transporter outer membrane subunit — MALSINNIIYAVGMATLLSSCSVNKKYSRPELETPQHYRNTIAVTGDSISLPYKTFFKDTHLTALIDKALDKNKDISIAMMSLRQLDLSYKQAKLGLLPTADLSISAARNYLSKSSLNGSLSEQFTGNQHMDDYSASLNISWEADIWGKVALQKESARASFFMQRENLSALRTRIVSQVAQAYYNLITLDEQLKVASQNIALSDTTLHIIKLQFESAQTNSLAVDQAEAQKKTAELLVPLAKQNIALQENVLSILCGSFPDSISRANTMDTTPFVESFPIGVPADMLSRRPDVRAAEYAVVVANAGTGLAKAQMYPSLRLTPSIGTNSFQFENWFDLPGSLVKNIAGNITQPIFQNKKLKTAYEIAKIEQEKSAEQFRLAVMTAVSEVSDALAKREYASQRITLIEQKKTALQKAVSDAMLLYRSGMATYLEVITAQNNSLQNDLEAISIQKEQFDASTDLYRALGGGTE, encoded by the coding sequence ATGGCATTATCTATAAATAATATAATTTACGCTGTTGGAATGGCAACTTTATTGTCATCCTGCTCTGTAAACAAAAAGTATAGTCGTCCAGAGTTGGAGACCCCACAACATTATAGGAATACGATTGCGGTGACAGGTGATAGCATTAGTCTACCCTATAAAACCTTCTTTAAAGATACTCATTTGACGGCTTTGATCGATAAGGCACTTGATAAGAACAAGGATATATCGATCGCTATGATGAGTCTTCGTCAACTGGATCTTTCCTATAAACAGGCAAAACTGGGACTTCTTCCTACAGCTGATCTTTCGATATCTGCGGCAAGGAACTATTTATCAAAAAGCTCTTTGAACGGTTCTTTGAGTGAGCAGTTTACAGGAAATCAACACATGGACGATTATTCTGCTTCTCTTAATATTTCGTGGGAAGCGGATATATGGGGGAAAGTTGCGTTGCAAAAAGAATCTGCAAGAGCAAGCTTCTTCATGCAACGTGAAAATTTATCAGCATTGCGAACACGTATTGTAAGTCAAGTCGCACAGGCTTATTACAATTTAATTACTTTGGATGAGCAACTTAAAGTTGCTTCGCAAAATATTGCTTTGAGCGATACGACTTTGCACATCATAAAACTTCAGTTCGAGTCTGCGCAAACCAATTCACTGGCAGTGGATCAAGCTGAAGCCCAGAAGAAAACTGCTGAATTATTGGTACCTCTTGCTAAGCAAAACATCGCACTACAAGAGAATGTACTGAGTATTCTTTGTGGGTCTTTTCCAGATAGCATATCACGAGCAAATACAATGGATACGACACCCTTTGTGGAAAGCTTTCCAATAGGTGTTCCTGCCGATATGCTCAGTAGACGTCCTGATGTTAGAGCTGCAGAATACGCTGTGGTAGTTGCTAACGCAGGTACTGGTCTTGCAAAGGCTCAGATGTATCCATCTTTGAGATTAACTCCTTCTATTGGAACAAATTCATTCCAGTTTGAAAATTGGTTTGATTTACCGGGTTCATTAGTAAAGAATATTGCTGGTAACATTACGCAACCTATTTTTCAAAATAAGAAGTTAAAAACAGCTTATGAAATAGCAAAAATCGAACAGGAAAAATCTGCCGAACAATTTCGTCTGGCAGTCATGACTGCTGTGAGTGAGGTATCTGATGCTTTAGCAAAAAGAGAGTACGCAAGCCAACGTATTACACTGATAGAACAGAAAAAAACGGCATTGCAAAAGGCTGTTAGTGATGCAATGTTGCTGTATAGAAGTGGAATGGCAACATATCTTGAAGTTATCACTGCACAGAATAACTCCCTTCAAAATGATCTAGAGGCCATTTCGATTCAAAAAGAACAATTTGATGCTTCAACAGATCTTTATCGTGCATTGGGTGGAGGAACAGAATAA
- a CDS encoding response regulator, with translation MKDKTILLFDDDVNILEVCTIILENYGYQVATSETSHDIIEKVTAVKPDVILMDNWIPEIGGIKATQLVKQHPDFNHIPVIYVSANNDIQLLAEEAGADSYLEKPFNLDDLENAVKSMLNLAKSDLNV, from the coding sequence ATGAAAGATAAGACTATATTGCTCTTTGATGATGATGTGAATATACTGGAGGTTTGCACCATTATTTTGGAAAATTATGGATATCAGGTGGCTACATCTGAGACATCACATGATATTATTGAAAAAGTAACGGCTGTTAAACCTGATGTTATTTTAATGGATAACTGGATTCCTGAAATTGGCGGAATCAAGGCTACTCAACTTGTAAAACAGCATCCGGATTTTAATCATATTCCTGTTATATATGTTTCTGCGAATAATGATATTCAGCTATTAGCAGAAGAAGCGGGTGCTGACAGTTATCTCGAGAAACCGTTTAATTTGGACGATCTTGAAAATGCCGTTAAATCTATGTTGAACTTAGCGAAATCAGATTTAAATGTTTAA
- a CDS encoding ferritin-like domain-containing protein, which translates to MYTDTVTAGILIDLIQINNDRIEGYTLALENLKTNRDNDLRSLFEDYIQETILFNSELAPFTVVDGEAPTIPPRISGKLHRFWLDLKATLSGHDRKQILEECERGEDASKKEYEKALKEAPDLPIAIVTMIRNHAEKQKKAHDQIRTLRDEAD; encoded by the coding sequence ATGTATACAGATACTGTAACCGCAGGAATTTTAATAGATTTGATTCAGATTAACAACGACAGAATCGAAGGCTATACCTTAGCATTAGAAAACCTAAAAACAAATCGTGATAATGACTTACGTTCACTATTCGAAGATTATATCCAAGAAACCATCCTGTTCAACTCCGAGCTTGCTCCATTTACCGTTGTCGATGGCGAAGCTCCAACAATTCCCCCGCGCATCTCCGGTAAATTGCATCGCTTCTGGTTAGATCTGAAAGCAACATTAAGTGGTCATGATCGTAAACAGATTCTCGAAGAATGTGAACGTGGTGAAGACGCAAGTAAAAAAGAGTATGAAAAGGCTTTAAAAGAAGCCCCAGATCTTCCTATAGCTATTGTCACTATGATTCGAAATCATGCAGAAAAGCAAAAAAAGGCACACGATCAGATTCGCACCCTCAGAGATGAAGCAGATTAA
- a CDS encoding efflux RND transporter permease subunit: MLKKIIDRPVMATVISVVLLILGVIGLLRLPVTRFPDISPPTVMVSGSYPGGNSEAVIRSVVTPLEEQINGVENMQYIKSTASNDGSFSISIIFKQGVNPDQAAVNVQNRVQQATPILPEEVIRMGLTTSKQQNSMIIIFNVYTEDNEKYDELFLQNYVNINVIPQIKRVPGVGQAQVFGLKDYSMRVWLNPQKMASYGLEPADVSKAIGTQSLEVAPGKLGEESNAALEYVMRYKGKKSQPHEYENIVVKRDGELLVRLKDVARIEFGSLSYSGNTTMSGKNSVTVAILQTTGSNANDIEIGVRDVLKSASKNFPPGVDYTSLMSTKERLDEATGQVKSTLIEAFILVFIVVFLFLQDFRSTIIPAIAVPVAIIGTFFFLLAFGFTINVLTLFALVLAIGIVVDDAIVVVEAVHSKMEGTNMTGKEATHSAMGEITGAVVSITLVMSAVFIPIGFMTGSAGIFYKQFAYTLAIAIIISAINALTLTPALCALLLKNNHAEGQHGEVEKKGFGKRFFTAFNAGFENLTGKYIKGLRFLIVKKWIGAGLVIVITALAGWMMISTPKSFVPMEDDSFIIFSLSMPPGTALDRTTAAAARIDDMLEKEESVQNSTIITGFNILSNSASPAYAMGFIKLKDKKDRGAEKDIDVILGNLTAKFATVKEATIMAFRSPPIDGYGVTSGAEIVLQDKAGKSPEKLKQMSDEVIGKIMQQPGVQFAYTTFRTDFPQLELEVDEDKAQQMGVEISNMMNVIQTYFAGDQSMNFTRFGKFYRVNVKADGIFRTDEDSFNEIFVRNDQNQMVPVKSLVTLHKAYGPESLSRYNLFNALTISVVPLPGASNGEIMDNLEKNVLSKLPSDYGYEWTGLSLEEKSAGNQTLIILSLCLLFVYFLLAAQYESYLLPLAVLLSIPTGIIGAFASIKAIGLDNNIYVQVGLIMLVGLLAKNAILIIEFAVQRRAAGYSIVESAIEGAKSRLRPIIMTSLAFIAGMIPLMFATGGSAMGNRSISTGAAIGMLSGVLLGVFVIPILYILFQYLQEKVSGKNQNQKIQSVE; this comes from the coding sequence ATGTTAAAAAAGATTATAGATAGACCAGTAATGGCCACCGTTATTTCGGTTGTGCTATTAATATTGGGTGTTATAGGATTATTAAGACTTCCTGTAACAAGATTTCCAGATATATCTCCACCCACCGTAATGGTTTCGGGGAGTTATCCTGGTGGGAACAGTGAGGCCGTGATCCGCTCAGTGGTAACACCACTGGAAGAGCAGATCAATGGTGTGGAAAACATGCAGTATATCAAGTCTACTGCAAGTAATGATGGTTCTTTTTCCATTTCCATTATCTTCAAACAAGGTGTCAATCCTGATCAGGCCGCTGTAAACGTGCAAAACAGAGTACAACAAGCAACGCCCATACTTCCAGAAGAAGTAATCCGGATGGGGCTTACAACCTCAAAGCAACAAAACAGTATGATCATAATTTTCAACGTGTATACGGAAGATAATGAAAAATATGATGAGTTGTTTCTTCAAAACTATGTCAACATTAATGTCATACCACAAATTAAACGTGTACCTGGTGTAGGTCAGGCACAAGTTTTTGGTTTAAAGGACTATTCGATGCGTGTTTGGCTCAATCCGCAGAAAATGGCATCTTATGGTTTAGAACCTGCTGATGTAAGTAAAGCCATTGGCACTCAAAGTTTAGAGGTGGCACCCGGTAAATTGGGTGAGGAATCGAATGCGGCATTGGAATACGTTATGCGTTATAAAGGTAAAAAGAGTCAACCTCATGAATATGAAAATATCGTTGTTAAACGTGATGGCGAACTTTTGGTACGCTTGAAAGATGTAGCACGTATAGAATTTGGCTCTCTTAGTTATAGTGGAAATACAACTATGAGTGGTAAAAATTCAGTTACTGTTGCAATTCTCCAGACTACGGGATCTAATGCAAATGACATCGAAATCGGTGTACGCGATGTATTAAAGAGTGCTTCCAAAAACTTTCCTCCCGGCGTAGACTACACGAGTTTGATGAGTACAAAAGAGCGTTTGGACGAAGCAACAGGCCAGGTGAAATCTACTTTGATTGAAGCATTTATTCTGGTGTTTATCGTCGTATTCTTGTTTTTACAAGACTTTAGATCGACCATTATACCTGCAATTGCTGTACCGGTAGCGATCATAGGAACATTTTTCTTTCTCCTTGCTTTTGGTTTCACCATAAACGTATTGACACTCTTTGCACTGGTACTTGCAATCGGTATTGTCGTCGATGATGCCATTGTGGTCGTCGAAGCCGTCCATAGTAAAATGGAAGGTACAAACATGACCGGAAAAGAGGCAACTCATAGTGCTATGGGCGAGATCACAGGTGCAGTTGTATCGATCACTTTAGTCATGTCTGCGGTATTTATACCGATTGGTTTTATGACAGGATCTGCAGGTATTTTTTATAAGCAGTTTGCCTATACATTAGCGATTGCAATTATTATATCTGCGATCAATGCATTAACCCTTACTCCTGCCCTATGTGCCTTATTATTGAAAAATAATCATGCCGAGGGTCAACATGGAGAAGTCGAAAAGAAAGGATTTGGAAAAAGATTCTTTACTGCATTTAATGCTGGATTTGAGAATTTAACAGGTAAATATATCAAAGGGTTACGGTTCTTAATTGTTAAAAAGTGGATCGGTGCAGGTTTAGTTATTGTGATTACTGCACTAGCAGGCTGGATGATGATCAGTACACCAAAAAGCTTTGTACCGATGGAAGATGATTCATTTATTATCTTCAGTTTAAGTATGCCTCCAGGTACTGCCTTAGATCGGACAACTGCCGCTGCTGCACGTATAGATGATATGTTGGAAAAAGAAGAATCAGTACAGAATAGTACCATTATTACAGGCTTCAATATTTTATCAAATAGTGCCAGTCCAGCATATGCTATGGGTTTTATCAAGTTGAAAGATAAGAAAGATCGTGGTGCGGAGAAAGATATTGACGTGATTTTAGGAAATCTAACAGCAAAGTTTGCAACGGTTAAAGAAGCTACTATTATGGCCTTTAGAAGTCCACCGATAGACGGATATGGGGTTACAAGCGGTGCCGAAATCGTGTTACAAGATAAGGCAGGGAAATCTCCCGAAAAGCTAAAACAGATGTCTGATGAGGTTATTGGGAAAATTATGCAACAACCAGGGGTACAATTTGCTTATACAACATTCCGTACGGACTTCCCGCAATTAGAACTTGAAGTTGATGAGGATAAAGCCCAACAAATGGGTGTAGAAATCAGTAATATGATGAACGTCATCCAGACCTATTTCGCAGGTGATCAGTCCATGAACTTTACACGATTTGGAAAATTCTATCGTGTCAATGTGAAAGCTGATGGAATATTCAGAACAGACGAAGATTCCTTTAATGAAATATTTGTCCGGAATGACCAAAATCAAATGGTTCCTGTGAAATCACTTGTTACCCTACATAAAGCATATGGTCCTGAATCCTTAAGCAGATACAACTTATTTAATGCGTTGACCATTAGTGTAGTGCCCCTACCCGGCGCGAGTAATGGTGAAATCATGGATAATCTGGAAAAAAATGTATTGAGCAAATTGCCTTCAGACTACGGTTACGAATGGACTGGCTTAAGTTTAGAAGAAAAGTCAGCAGGAAATCAAACGTTAATTATTTTATCGTTGTGTCTCCTATTCGTTTACTTTTTATTAGCGGCGCAGTATGAAAGTTACCTTTTACCACTAGCAGTATTGCTATCTATTCCAACAGGTATCATTGGTGCATTTGCTTCAATTAAAGCTATAGGATTGGATAATAATATTTATGTACAAGTAGGATTAATTATGCTTGTGGGGCTATTAGCTAAAAATGCAATCTTAATCATCGAATTTGCCGTACAACGTCGAGCTGCAGGTTATTCTATTGTAGAGTCTGCTATTGAGGGTGCAAAATCAAGATTACGTCCTATCATCATGACATCTCTAGCTTTTATTGCTGGTATGATTCCATTAATGTTTGCTACGGGTGGATCTGCAATGGGTAATAGATCGATCAGTACAGGTGCTGCAATAGGGATGCTTTCAGGCGTCCTATTGGGTGTATTTGTCATACCGATCCTTTATATTCTCTTTCAATATCTGCAGGAAAAGGTATCGGGTAAAAATCAAAATCAAAAAATTCAAAGCGTTGAATAA
- a CDS encoding DUF3347 domain-containing protein, giving the protein MKSISKILVVITVLLSSINTYAQINNTKTETVNIYGECDMCKKTIEKAGNSKNVAQVEWNVDTKKAIISYDTQKTSREEILKRIALAGYDSEDFLAPADVYIKLPECCQYTRELKTGTKTDAMLLKDHNEMSNHATHDATTKSKNPLQAVVDSYFSVKDALIKTDAAATSTQATVLLSTVKAVDMNTLSSKEHDVWMKGISDLTAHVESISKSKSVPKQRELFANVSKTIYDLAKVSKLESPIYYQHCPMFNAGKGAHWLSKDSDIKNPYFGSKMLTCGSTVETLN; this is encoded by the coding sequence ATGAAATCTATATCAAAAATATTGGTAGTAATCACTGTATTATTATCATCTATAAATACATATGCCCAAATTAATAATACAAAAACTGAAACCGTCAATATCTATGGAGAATGTGACATGTGTAAAAAAACCATTGAAAAAGCAGGAAATAGCAAAAATGTCGCTCAGGTAGAATGGAATGTTGATACAAAAAAAGCTATAATCAGTTATGATACTCAAAAAACGAGTAGAGAAGAAATCTTAAAGCGTATTGCCTTAGCAGGTTATGACAGCGAAGATTTTCTAGCTCCTGCGGATGTATATATAAAGCTTCCTGAATGTTGCCAATATACAAGAGAATTAAAGACTGGCACCAAAACTGATGCCATGCTGCTGAAAGATCATAATGAGATGTCCAATCATGCAACGCATGATGCTACCACAAAAAGCAAAAATCCATTGCAGGCAGTTGTTGATAGCTATTTTTCGGTCAAAGATGCTTTAATAAAGACTGACGCGGCAGCTACCTCCACCCAAGCAACTGTCTTACTTTCGACTGTTAAAGCAGTAGATATGAATACACTATCTTCTAAAGAACATGATGTATGGATGAAAGGAATCAGTGACTTAACTGCTCATGTAGAAAGTATTTCCAAATCTAAATCCGTTCCAAAACAACGTGAATTATTTGCAAATGTTTCCAAAACAATTTATGATCTAGCAAAAGTATCTAAATTGGAGAGTCCTATTTACTACCAGCACTGTCCGATGTTTAACGCAGGAAAAGGTGCACATTGGTTGAGTAAAGATAGTGACATCAAAAACCCATACTTTGGTTCTAAAATGTTGACTTGTGGTAGCACAGTGGAAACGTTGAATTAA
- a CDS encoding multicopper oxidase family protein, with protein MYIAKHVSIKALQTLIMLICATTAFAQKVVKYDLYVRDTIVNFTGKEKRAISVNGQIPMPTLTFTEGDTAEIVVHNQLKENTSLHWHGIFLPNKEDGVPHLTQEPIKPNTTYTYRFPIIQHGTHWYHSHSGLQEQIGMYGSLILKKRSDDKTFRKGIDDLPTIPIILCEWTDLNPDNIHRMLHNANDWAAIKKGATQSYAEAIKEGHFKTKVKNEWKRMMAMDVSDVYYDKVLMNGNEFSNLEKIDNKTLKAGDKVRLRISNGGASSYFWLRYAGGKITVVANDGNDVEPVEVDRLMIAVSETYDIVLTIPNEGTSYEFMATTEDRTKSTSYFVGNGKKQLISPLPRLKYFEGMKMMNDMMKMNGDLDDMGMKMSLNQMDMNVVMYPEISGDKTKKESGDKTKKEDHSQHGSHKMTDDKDRYNANALADIVTLNYAMLKSPYNTTLPKEAPVRDIKFTLTGNMNRYVWSMDNKVLAESDKIPVKKGEILRITLYNNSMMRHPIHLHGFDFRVINGKKENAPLKNVIDVMPMEVDTIEFLANEEGDWFFHCHILYHMMAGMNRVFEVGDYKNPLLPDKEKAYKALQKESNMAHFMVQNDFATNGNDGGAMIQNARWSLGTEWRLGYNDMHGYEVETHLGRYIGKMQWFMPFVGFDWRYRRMGEDEHEKNIFGQVNKKDVRRAVSAGFMYTLPMLVNFQAEVYHDGIVRLQLMREDIPISPRLRGGFMVNTDLEYMGDLTYVINKNMGIRTHYDSDMGWGFGLSLNY; from the coding sequence ATGTATATAGCTAAGCATGTATCTATAAAAGCGTTACAGACATTGATTATGCTCATTTGTGCAACAACTGCGTTTGCACAAAAAGTTGTCAAATATGACCTGTATGTTCGAGATACCATTGTCAATTTTACAGGGAAAGAAAAACGGGCAATTTCGGTTAACGGACAAATTCCTATGCCCACTCTTACATTTACAGAAGGTGATACTGCCGAAATTGTGGTGCATAACCAACTAAAAGAAAATACATCTTTACACTGGCACGGCATATTTTTGCCTAATAAAGAGGATGGAGTACCCCATCTTACCCAAGAACCGATAAAACCCAATACAACATATACCTATCGCTTTCCTATTATCCAACATGGTACACATTGGTATCACTCCCATTCGGGTTTACAGGAACAGATCGGTATGTACGGCAGTCTCATCCTGAAAAAAAGAAGTGATGATAAAACTTTCAGAAAAGGAATTGACGATTTACCTACTATACCAATTATATTATGTGAATGGACAGACCTAAATCCGGATAACATACATAGAATGCTGCATAATGCGAATGATTGGGCCGCCATCAAAAAAGGTGCTACCCAATCTTATGCCGAGGCTATTAAAGAAGGTCACTTTAAAACTAAAGTCAAAAATGAATGGAAACGTATGATGGCTATGGATGTAAGTGATGTGTACTACGATAAGGTTTTAATGAACGGGAACGAGTTCTCCAATCTAGAAAAAATAGATAATAAGACTTTGAAAGCAGGAGACAAAGTTCGTCTTCGCATATCAAATGGTGGTGCATCATCCTATTTTTGGCTTCGTTATGCAGGAGGTAAAATAACCGTTGTCGCAAATGATGGTAACGATGTAGAACCTGTAGAAGTAGATCGATTAATGATTGCAGTATCTGAAACTTATGATATTGTACTCACAATCCCTAATGAAGGCACTTCGTATGAATTCATGGCCACTACAGAAGATAGAACAAAATCAACAAGTTACTTTGTAGGAAACGGGAAAAAACAGCTTATATCTCCATTACCTCGCCTTAAATATTTTGAAGGCATGAAGATGATGAATGACATGATGAAAATGAACGGGGATCTGGATGATATGGGCATGAAGATGAGCCTGAACCAAATGGATATGAACGTAGTTATGTATCCTGAAATATCTGGTGATAAGACAAAAAAAGAATCTGGTGACAAAACAAAGAAAGAGGATCATAGTCAACATGGCTCCCATAAAATGACCGATGATAAAGATCGGTATAATGCCAATGCTTTAGCAGATATTGTAACGCTAAATTATGCCATGCTCAAATCTCCTTATAATACCACCCTGCCAAAAGAGGCGCCGGTAAGAGATATTAAATTTACCTTAACCGGAAATATGAACAGATATGTCTGGAGTATGGACAATAAAGTGTTGGCTGAAAGTGATAAAATTCCGGTAAAGAAAGGTGAAATATTACGCATCACCCTCTACAATAACTCCATGATGAGACACCCAATACATCTGCATGGGTTTGATTTTAGAGTAATCAACGGTAAAAAAGAAAATGCACCGCTGAAAAATGTTATTGATGTCATGCCCATGGAAGTCGATACTATTGAGTTTTTAGCTAACGAAGAGGGGGACTGGTTTTTCCATTGCCATATTTTATACCACATGATGGCGGGCATGAATAGAGTGTTTGAAGTTGGCGATTATAAAAATCCGTTACTCCCAGACAAAGAAAAGGCCTATAAAGCGTTACAGAAAGAAAGTAATATGGCCCACTTCATGGTGCAAAATGATTTCGCGACTAACGGTAATGACGGTGGTGCAATGATACAAAATGCCAGATGGTCATTAGGAACAGAATGGCGATTGGGCTATAATGATATGCATGGATATGAAGTAGAGACCCATTTAGGCCGATACATCGGAAAAATGCAATGGTTTATGCCATTTGTAGGTTTTGATTGGAGATATAGAAGAATGGGTGAAGACGAGCATGAAAAAAACATCTTTGGACAGGTTAATAAGAAAGATGTCAGAAGGGCTGTCAGTGCCGGATTTATGTATACGCTCCCTATGCTCGTAAATTTTCAAGCTGAAGTATATCATGACGGAATAGTACGCTTACAATTAATGCGCGAAGACATTCCTATTTCACCCAGATTAAGAGGTGGTTTTATGGTCAACACAGATCTAGAATATATGGGTGACCTGACATATGTAATCAATAAAAATATGGGTATACGTACGCATTACGATAGTGATATGGGCTGGGGATTCGGTTTATCATTAAACTATTAA
- a CDS encoding diacylglycerol/lipid kinase family protein gives MEQAILLHNPGAGDEDHLKSDLITLIEQEGYACVYFSVKNGDQWIHQIDQADFAVIAGGDGTVRGVVKELVKRNSLEKKIPITILPMGTANNLSIALGIDSTKKNLDHIKNWKNSKRQRFDVGVIKNADTTDFFLEGAGYGVFPHLIQKMESVDKSKVDTAKDELKLALEVLHEIIMTAKAEKFWIKADDKIYEGKCLLLEIMNIQSVGPNLILSPEAVTDDGLFNVVYVDEAQRSDFAAFIKKRLNGEEVTFDYKKFEAKQLTIDCESTYMHIDDELVLPLKNVAILEVRENVLEFLVPQS, from the coding sequence ATGGAACAAGCAATCTTATTACACAATCCGGGCGCAGGCGATGAGGATCATTTAAAATCTGATTTAATAACATTAATTGAACAGGAAGGTTATGCTTGTGTATACTTTTCGGTAAAAAATGGAGATCAATGGATTCATCAAATAGATCAAGCAGATTTTGCTGTAATAGCCGGTGGCGATGGAACCGTAAGAGGAGTCGTTAAGGAATTGGTGAAAAGAAATTCACTTGAAAAGAAAATCCCTATCACCATATTACCGATGGGGACTGCTAATAATCTGTCCATAGCATTGGGGATTGACAGTACCAAAAAAAATCTAGATCATATCAAAAACTGGAAAAACAGTAAGCGACAGCGTTTTGATGTAGGGGTGATTAAAAATGCTGATACGACAGATTTCTTCTTAGAGGGCGCTGGATATGGTGTTTTTCCACACCTAATCCAGAAAATGGAATCCGTTGATAAAAGTAAAGTTGACACCGCAAAAGATGAACTAAAATTAGCTTTAGAAGTCCTTCATGAAATTATTATGACTGCTAAAGCTGAAAAATTTTGGATAAAAGCCGATGATAAAATCTACGAAGGCAAATGCTTGTTACTTGAAATTATGAACATTCAATCCGTGGGTCCTAATCTAATATTATCACCAGAAGCGGTGACAGATGATGGTCTTTTCAATGTCGTATATGTAGATGAGGCACAAAGATCAGATTTCGCTGCTTTTATTAAGAAAAGATTAAACGGAGAAGAAGTTACATTTGACTATAAAAAATTTGAAGCTAAACAGCTTACCATTGATTGTGAGAGTACCTACATGCATATAGATGACGAACTGGTACTGCCGCTCAAGAATGTTGCAATATTGGAAGTAAGAGAAAACGTCCTTGAGTTTCTTGTTCCGCAATCATAG
- the surE gene encoding 5'/3'-nucleotidase SurE, which produces MRILITNDDGIYSPGIASLAKVARKFGQVKLVAPDVEQSSMGHAVTHSRPLSYKKSPIVFEDVEAYRVNGTPADCVAMGIHLWNDVDVVLSGINMGPNLGNSMWHSGTLAAAKQAVLFGIKGIALSTPVGKTEPDFEALEPFVEKTLALLLADKELALYNVNFPEKPTEIIWTRQSVRLYDGTIIPGTDPLGRKHYWFTVSPLEPADEGTDRWAVEHDMVSITPLRLDLTDEATLLKRLGEK; this is translated from the coding sequence ATGAGAATTTTAATAACAAATGACGACGGTATTTATAGTCCAGGTATTGCATCTCTAGCAAAAGTGGCTCGGAAATTTGGACAGGTAAAATTAGTGGCACCAGATGTTGAGCAGTCTTCGATGGGACATGCAGTCACACATTCTAGACCATTGAGTTATAAAAAATCTCCGATTGTATTTGAAGATGTGGAGGCTTATCGCGTAAACGGAACTCCAGCAGACTGCGTTGCCATGGGCATACATTTATGGAATGATGTTGATGTGGTTTTATCAGGAATTAATATGGGACCTAATCTAGGTAATTCGATGTGGCATTCGGGAACTTTGGCGGCCGCCAAACAGGCCGTCTTGTTTGGTATTAAAGGTATCGCACTGAGTACACCCGTGGGAAAAACAGAACCTGACTTTGAAGCGCTAGAACCCTTTGTAGAGAAAACATTGGCGCTTCTGTTGGCGGATAAGGAATTGGCTCTTTATAACGTTAATTTTCCTGAAAAGCCAACAGAAATCATCTGGACGAGACAGTCTGTGCGATTATATGATGGTACAATTATACCCGGAACGGACCCATTGGGACGAAAGCACTATTGGTTTACGGTATCTCCACTAGAGCCAGCTGATGAAGGTACAGACAGATGGGCTGTGGAGCATGATATGGTATCTATTACGCCATTGCGATTAGATTTGACGGATGAAGCAACGCTTTTGAAAAGGCTTGGAGAAAAATAG